TCAGCACCCACGCGGTGAGCGGGGCGATGATCATCGCGCCGAGGAACATCGGCACGTCCGCGCCGACCACCACGCCGAAGGTGGCGATCGCGCCGACCACGGCGCCGCGCTGGCCGTGCACGATCCGGCCGCCGGTGTAACCGATCAGCACCGGCAGCAGATACTTGATCATCGGGTCGACGAGCTGGGCCAGATTCTCGTTGGGCAGCCAGCCGACCGGGATGAACAAGGCGGTGATCAGGCCCCAGGCGATCAGCGCGCCGATGTTGGGCATCACCATCCCGGCCAGGTAACCGCCGAGCTTCTGCACGCGGGCCCGGAAACTCGTCCCGGTGACCTCAGGGGTGTACGAAGACGCCATCGCGGATCTCCATTTCGTCGATCGGGGTCGTGTCAGGCCCCCGGGAGAGATTTCGGGTAGGGGTCAGCCGCGACCGCACGGCCGCTGCTGGTGACGGTTACCGAGTTGGGGGTACGGCGCTCAGTCGCGCCCGAGGGGACGGGTGGGGTCGGGGTGGGGGTCGAGGCGTACCGTCGAACGGTCGAGGTCCTGGGGTCCCGGCATGCGGCTGCCCGGCAGGCTCACCGCCGCCGCGCCCCAGGCGAGTCCCTCGGTGAGCGCGGCCGCGCCGCACGCGCCCGCCGCCAGGAACCCGGCCAGCAGCGCGTCCCCGGCCCCGACGGTGCTGCGCGGGACGGTCACCGGTGACGTCCCGGCCAGCACCCCGGACTCCTCGACCAGGACCGCGCCGTCCGCGCCGAGGCTGGCCAGCACCGCCCCGGCGCCGGCCGCGCGCAGCCGGGCGCAGGCGTCCAGGACGTCGCCGAGCGTGCCCAGCTCGGCACCGGCCGCCTCGGCCAGCTCCTCCCGGTTCGGCTTGACCAGGGCGGCGCCGGCGTTGACCCCGGCGAGCAGGGCCGGGCCGCTGGAGTCGACGGCGAGCCGGGCGCCGGCCGCGACCAGCCGCTCGCAGAGTGCGGCGAAGGCCGGGACGGACGGGCCGGGTGGCAGGCTGCCGCAGATCACCACCCAGTCGGCGAACCTGGCGGAGGCCAGCACCGCGTCGCTGACCTCGGCGAACTCCGCGGCGGTGAGCGTCGGACCGGCTTCGTTGATCTTCGTGACCGTGCCGTCCGGCTCGGCCAGGGTGATGTTGGAGCGGGTCCGCCCGACGATCGGGACGGCCACCAGGTCGACGCCCTCCCCCTTGAGGAGGTCGACCAGCTGCTCCCCCTCGGCGCCGCCGGCCGGCACCACGGCTGTCGACCTGATCCCGTTGGCGAGCAGCGCGCGGGAGACGTTGACACCCTTGCCGCCCGGGTCGATATGCGAGTCACCGGCCCGCAGCACCTCGCCGCGGACCAGCGCGTCGACCTCCAGGGCGCGATCGACGCTCGGGTTGAGCGTGACGGTGAGGATCATGCCCGGACCATCCGCACCCCGGTGGCCTCGACCTCGGCGGCCAGCTCGTGGTCGAGCCCGTTGTCGGTGATCAGCAGGTCCAGCTCGGCGAGGCCACCGAACCGGGCCAGGTAGTCGTTGCCGATCTTGGTGTGGTCGGCGAGCAGCACCACCCGGCGGGCGGCGGCGATCATCGCCCGCTTGACCGCCGCCTCGGCCGGGTCGGGGGTGGTCATGCCGCGCTCGACGGTGCAGCCGTTGGTGCCCATGAAGGCCACGTCGACGTACATCTCGGACAGCGGCCGCAGCGCCCAGTCGTCCACCGTGGCCAGGGTCTTGCCGCGCACCCGCCCACCGAGCAGCAACACCGTCAGGTTCGGCTTGAGGCCCAGCGTCGCGGCCAGCACCGGCGAGTTGACCACGACGGTGAGTTCGCGGTCGGCGGGCAGCAGGTGGGCCAGCCGGGCGGTGGTCGTCCCGGCGTCCAGGATCACCGCACCGTCCTGCGGGACCTCGGCCAGGGCGGCCTTGGCGATCCGTTCCTTCTCGCCGATCAGCACGGCGTCGCGGGTGGCCAGGGCAGGCTCGAAGCCGAGCCGCTCGACCGGGATCGCTCCACCGTGCACCCGGCGCAGCACACCGGCCCGCTCCAGCACCGTGAGGTCGCGCCGGATCGTCTCGGCGGTGACGGTGAAGCTGTCCGCCAGCGTGACCACGTCCACCCGGCCCTCCGCACGGGCGCGCCGGACGATCTCCTGCTGCCGTTCCTCCGCGTACATCCGCTCACCGTCCAGCCATCGATTTTGCTTTGTCTTTGTTTACGCCCGGTTCTGTCCGAGCGCAATATGTCAAAGAGATTTCGGTCTCCGCACAGGAGAAATCCTGGAGCATCAATGGGGCGAATGCCGCGTCATCCCCCGGACCACGCGGAGCGGTCGGATGATCATCAATGCCCGACTGTGTTGGCTTTCGCCTCGCCCGCGGGATCCGGGGCACCCGCGGTACGCCCGGCCAGCTCGGCCACCGTCTCGCGGACCCGATCGCGGAGCCAGCGGTGCGCGCCGTCGGCGTCGTAGCGCTGATGCCAGGCCATGGCGATCTCCTTGGGCGGCAGCGGGACGGGCGGACGCAGCGCGACCAGGCCCAGGGCCTCGACCGCCCGGCTGCCGAGCCGCTCCGGCATCAACCCCACGAGATCGGTCCGGGCGACCACCACCAGGGCCGCACCGAAGGTCGGCACCGCGAGGGCGACCTGCCGGGTCAGCCCCAGCCCGGCGAGCGCCTCGTCGATCGGGCCGGTGAGCTTGCCCCGCCGGGACGCGCTCACGTGCACGGCCGCCGCATAGCGCTCCGGGGTGAGCTCCCCGGCGGTCAACGGGTGGCCGGCCCGGACGATCGCCGCCATCCGGTCGGTGAACAGTGGCTCCACCACGATCTCCGGCGGCGCGTCGGGCACCACGCCGATGTCCAGGTCGGCCTGGCCGTCACGCAACTGCAGGCCGCCGTCCGCCGCCGGATCCTCACCGAGGAAGCGCAGCGTGACGCCGGGCGCCTCGGCCCGCACCCGGGCCAGCAGCTCCGGGCCGAGCGCCGTCGCCACGTCGTCGGCGAGCACGGTGAAGACCCGCCGCAGGGTGGCCGGGTCGGGCGGGTCGGGCGGGGTGAAGACCGCGCGGGCGCGCTCGACCAGCGCGTGCACCTCGGTGCGCAGCTCCTGGGCACGCGGGGTGAGCACCATCCGCCGCCCGGACCGGACCAGCACCGGATCGCCGATCACCGCCCGGATCCGGCCCAGCGCGCGGCTGGTGGCCGGCTCGGACAGGTGCAGCCGGCGGGCCGCGCCACCGACGCTGCCCTCCTCCAGCAGCGCGTCCAGGGCGAACAGGAGGTTCAGGTCCAGGTTCATTGCGTCTCGTGCAACCTTTCCTTGTGAAGCATGCATTTGACGTCAGATATGGGCGATCCTAGCGTCGATCACATGAAACGCGAGAACTCCACGCTGGCCCTCATGTGCCTGACCGTGCTGACCCTGCAGGCGCTGGTCGCGGGCATCAACCTGGCCATCCCGCGGCTCGCCGCGAGCGGTCTGCACCCGGGCCCCGGCGACCTGGTCTGGATCGTCGACGCCTACGTGCTGGCCTTCGCCGGCCTGCTCATCCCGGCCGGGGCGCTCGGCGACCGGCTCGGCCGCAAGGGTGTGCTGATCGCCGGGCTGGCGCTGTTCGGGGTGGCCAACCTGCTCAGCGCCCTGGCCCCGGACGTCACGGTGCTCCAGGCCGGCCGCGCGCTCGGCGGCGCCGCCGCCGCGCTGGCCCAGCCGGCCACCCTGGCCCTGCTGCTGCACGCCACCCGGCCGGAGCGCCGCCCGCAGGCGATCGCCCTGTGGACCGCCTGCATGGGCCTCGGCGGCATGGCCGGCAACCTGGTCGCCGGCGCGGTGCTGCAGTGGTTCGACTGGCCGGCGCTGTTCCTGACCTTCGTCCCGGTGGCGCTGCTGCTGGTGGCCGGCGTCGCGGTGTACGTGCCCCGCGCGCCCCGCCACGACGCCCCGGTCGACCCGATCGGCACGGCGCTGCTCACCGGCGGCCTGTTCGCCCTGCTGCACGGCATCATCGAGGGCCCGGAACGGGGCTGGACCGACACCGTGGTGCTGACCTCGTTCGCCGCCGGGCTGGTCGTGCTCGCCGCCTTCACCGGGCACGCGCTGCGCTCCCGCAGGCCGCTGCTCGACCCGCGGGTCTTCCGGATCGCTTCGGTACGGGCCGGCGCGCTCGGTGTCGGCGCGACGTTCTTCGCGCTGTTCGGGCTCTTCTACGTCAACGCGCAGTTCCTGCAGAACGTGAAGGGCTACTCGACGCTGCTCACCGGCGTGGCGATCGGCCCGCTGGCGATCGGGATGGGCGTCATCTCGCGGCGGGCGGTGCCGCTGGCCCAGCGCTTCGGTCCCCGCCCGGTCATCGCGACCGGCCTGGCCACGATCGTGCTGGGCCTGCTCCTGCTGTCGACGGTGCGGGCCGGCACCCCGTACCCGATCTACGCGATCTACCTGCTCCTGATGGCTACCGGGATGGGCCTGTGCGCACCGGCCCTGACCGGCGGCATCCTGGCCGGGCTGCCGGCCAGCAGCGCCGGCCTCGGCTCCGGGCTGAACTCGGCGGCCCGCGAGGTGGGCGCCGCGCTCGGCGTCGCGCTGATCGGCACGGTGCTCACCGAGCACCACGCGCTGCGCTCCCCCACCGACTTCCTGGCCGGCCTGAGCGTCGGGTACCGGGTGCTGGCCGCGGTGCTCGCCGCCGCCGCGGTGCTCGTGGTCGCCACCTGGCCGACCACGTCCCGCGACTGCGAGCCGGTGGCCGCGTGAAAAGCCGGCACCCGGCCGCCCGGCCGGGTGCCACGAGCACGGGCCGGCGGCGGGACCGCGCTCCGGGCGTACCGGAAGAGGGGTTTCAGTGGTCGTCGGCCGGAATGTAGGCAGGCAGGCCGAGGGTTTTGCGGATGGCGTTCTGGACTTCGTCGACCGGCGGGCGGCCGTCGACGTCGTGGACGACCTCCTTGCGCTGGAAGAGCTCCAGGACCGGGCGGGTCTTCTCGTGGTAGTCGCGCAGGCGGGCCTCCAGGGCCTCCGGGGTGTCGTCGGCCCGGGTGACCAGCTCGTGGCCGCAGATGTCGCAGCGGCCCTCCTGCTCGGGGCGGTCCGCGATCAGGTTGTAGTCCATCCCGCAGTTCGGGCAGAGGCGGCGGCTGAGCACCCGGCGGCGCACCTCGTCGTCGGGCAGTTCCAGGTGGATCACCGCGTCGAGGTCGTAGGACTCCATGAAGAACTCGGCCTGGCGGCCGTTGCGCGGGAAGCCGTCGATGACGAAGCCGAAATTCCAGTCGTGCTGGTCGAGACGGTCCCGGACGACCGCCTCGACGACGTCGTCGCCGATCAGCTCGCCGGCCGCCATGGTGCGGCGGACCTGGGCGCCCATCTTGGTGTGGTTGCGCACGTTCCATCGGAAGATGTCGCCGACGCTGATGTGCACCAGGTCCAGGTCGCGAGCCAGCAGCTGGCCCTGGGTGCCCTTGCCGCTGCCCTGCACCCCCATGATCACGTACTTCCGCATGTGGGCGTCCTCCTCGAGGTCAGTCCGCCGCGCCGATGCGCAGCGGGCCGGGTGCCGGACCGGTCAGCGTGGTGGGATCGATGCTCCAGGCGCCGGCCACCCGGAACACGTCGCGCTCGGCGACCAGCACTGTGGACTCGTCGTCCAGTGTGCCGGGCAGGCCGGCCTCCCGTTCGGCCGGGCCGGGCTCGCCGAACCACGAGGTGACCTCGCCCGTCTGCCCGACATACCCGAAGGCCCGCACGAGATCACCTCGCACGGCCCGCTGCCACCGATGCAATTCGGTCACCCGGTGGGTGGCGAAGTACTGCACCTCGGTGTCGAGTGTGGCCGAGAGCGCCACCACGTCCGGGGCCGAGGAGATCAACCAGTGCCCGGCGGCCAGCACCCAGGACGTGTCCCGGGCACCGGGCAGCGGCGGCGTGATCGCGACCCGGTCGCCGGTCAGGTGAGCCAGGTCGAGGCCGTCCCGCCACCGCACCGGACCGAGATCACGCAGCCCGAGGGCGGAGCGGATCGCGTCCTGATCCCGGCCGGCGACCGCCAGCCAGGCCTGCTTGCCGCCGAAACCGGCCATGACGTCCGTTTGCATGTCCGCAACGCTAGCCGGTTGTCCGGTTATGCCCAGCCGTAATCCCGCTGGAGCGCGGCCGCCACCCGGGTGAACCGGGTGCGGTCCAGGATGGCGCCCTCCCGGCGGATGCCGTCCTCCGCCACCTCCAGGACCCGGTCCAGGCGGACCCAGCTGGGGCGCTGGGTGCGGTCCCACTCGCCGACGCCGAGGGCGAGCCAGTTGCGCTGGCCGTCGCGCTCGCTCTGGCTGGACAGCATCAGGCCGAGCAGGGTCCCGCCGGTCCGGCCGACGACCAGGACCGGGCGGTCCTTCCCCTGACCGGGGTCGTCCTCGTAGGGGACCCAGGTCCAGACGATCTCGCCGGGGTCGGCGTCGCCGTCGAGGTTCGGGGAGTAGGCGATGGTGCGGGTGCTGTGCTGCTCGGTGGGTACGTGGCGGGGCGGGCGGGAAGCGGGCGGTTGCGGCCTCGGCGACCCGCCCGGGCGGGCGGCCGGCGGCTTTCCCGGTCCGCGCGGCTGCCGTTCCGGCACCGATGAACGGGGACCGGCGGTTGGCGTGGCCGGCCGGGAACGCACGGTCGGTTCCGGTCGGGAACGCACGGTCGGTTCCGGTCGGGAACGCACGGTCGGTTCCGGCCGGGAACGCACGGTCGGTTCCGGCTGGCCGAGGATCCGGCGCAGGAGGGACTTCAGCAATTCGAGCACCGCTGCACCTTACGGCCTCCCCGGAACTGTACGGCCGTACAGTATGGCGATACAGTCCCCGGCGACACCGTGCGCCGGGAAGGATGCAGAACATGACGCGCTATGGACCGATGTTCGGGCCGGACTACACATTCCTCGGGGTCCCCGACTGCGACTGGCGGGAGCCCGAGACGTACGCCGACGCCGACGTGGTGATCATCGGCGCCCCCTTCGACGGCGGCACCTCGCACCGGCCCGGCGCGCGCTTCGGCCCGCAGGTCATCCGCGGCACCGACTACCTGGCGCACGACGGCTCCCGGCCGCACATGGCGATGCGGGTCGACGCGCTCGGCCCCGACCTGACCGTCAAGGACGCCGGCGACCTGGAGGTGTTCAGCGGCGAGATCGAGCGCAGCTGCCGGACCATCGAGGAGGGTGTCGGCTTCATCGCCCGCAACGGCGCGATTCCCCTGGTGCTGGGCGGCGACCACACGGTGACCTGGCCGGACGTGACCGGCGTGGCCAGCGCGTACGGTAAGGGCCGGATCTCGGTGATCCACTTCGACGCGCACGCGGACACCGGGGACATCGAGTTCGGCTCGCTCTACGGCCACGGCCAGCCGATGCGCCGGTTGATCGAGTCGGGCGCCGTCCGCGGCGACCGGTTCCTGCAGCTGGGCCTGCGCGGCTACTGGCCGGGCCCGGAGATCCTGGACTGGATGGCCGACCAGCGGATGAACTCGTTCCACATGAGCGAGATCGTCGAGCGCGGGCTGGACGCGGTGCTGGACAGCGCGTTCGAGATCGCCATGGACGGCTGCGACGGCGTCTTCCTCTCGGTCGACATCGACGTCTGCGACCCGGGGCACGCGCCCGGCACCGGCACCCCGGAGCCGGGTGGCTTCACCGCCCGGCAGCTGCTCGACAGCGTCTCCCGGATCTGCCACGAACTGCCGGTGGTCGGGATGGACATCGTCGAGGTGTCGCCGCCGTTCGACCACGCGGAGATCACCGCGATGCTGGGCAACCGGGTGGTCCTGGAGGCGCTCTCCGGGATGGCCCGGCGGCGCAAGGACGGCGACGGGCCGCGCTGGAAGCGTTCGACGCCGCTGCTAGAGGGCCGGGGTACGACCCAGCAGCCGGGCTAACGCGTCCTCCAGCAGGTCGCGGGCGGCGGCCCGGTCGATCGCCGGGTCGCCGAGCACGACGGGCAGCGCCAGCCCGTCGATCAGGGCGAGCACCTGCTGGGCGACGCGCATCGGGTCGTCGGCCGTGAGGTTGGCGGCGATCAGCTCGCGCCAGCGGGTGTAGTCGTTGAGCACGTCGGCCCGCACCTCGGCGTCGCGCGACGCCCAGCGCCAGCTCTCCACCCAGAGGCGCCAGGTGGTGTCGTTGCCCAGGTGGCCGGCGATCGCCAGGAGCCGCTCCCACGGGTCGGTCAGCGGCCGGAGCAGCTCGCCGACCAGCTCGAACTCGCGCTCGGCGGCGTGCCGGAAGACCGCGATCAGCATGTCCTCGCGGGTACCGAAGTAGTACTGCAGCGTGGAGACGCCGACGCCGGTCGCCGCCGTCACGTCGCTGAACCGGGTGGCGTCCGCACCACGGGCCGCGACCACCTCACCGGCCGCCGCCAGGACCTCTACGCGCTTAGCCGCCGACCGCCTCACCGGGCATGTCTATCACCCGACGAAGTCCTGGGTCATCCAGGTGATGCCCTTGCTGTCGCGCACCACGCTCAGCCCGATCCGGGTGAAGCTCTTGCTGAGCAGGTTCCTGCGGTGCCCGTCGTTCGGCGGGACCTCGGCCAGCATCGAGTCGGTCAGGCCGTTGGCCGCCTTCACCTTGGCGGTCGCGCTGCTGCCGCTGGAGCCGTAGCCGATGTTCTCGCCGGCACTGCTCCAGGAGACGCCCTGGGCGCTGAACCGCTTGCCGATGTCGCCCTCGCCGGAGCACTGGTGGGAGAGTCCGCAGCCGTCGATCATCAGCTGGTTGTGCAGCGCGGACGCCTTGGAGAGCTGGGCGTCCAGGGTGAGCGCGGGCAGGCCGGCGCCGGCCCGGGCCGCGTTGATGTGGGCCAGCACCTGATCGAGGATGTCGTCCGAGGTGACCGGGACGGTGGTGCCCTCCGGCACCGCCGCGGTGGTCCGCTTCGACGACGTCTTGCGGGTCGGCGGAGTGGTCACGGTCTTCTTGCTGACCGTGGCGCGCGGCGTGGGCGAGGACTTCTTGCCGGCGGTGGGCGACGGGGCGGCCGAGCTGGGCGCGAGGTCGCCGGCCGGCAGCGGATCGGCGGCACCGCCGCTCGGGGTCGCGGCCGCGGCAAGCGGGGCGTCCGCCGACTGCGGCACCGGCGTGTCCGAGGAGCCGCTCAGGATGCCGGCGGAGATGAAACCCGCACCGATGACCACGGCTGTCGAGCCCGCCACCAGGGTGTATCGGAGACGGGCGGCAGCGGAGAGCGACACGGATATTCACCTCGGTGAGTCGGGGCAGGGGACGACGCCCCACGACTATGCGCGACCGACCGGGTGAGAACGGCAGACGAAAGAATTCCTTAAGGTACGGCTCACGGACTCATAAAGATCATCGGTTTTCAAGATCAAATTCGCCGGAGCGTACGCCGTCCAGGAATGCGCTCCACTCCGCCCGGGTGAAGACCAGCGTGGCGCCCCCGGGGTCCTTGGTGTCCCGCAGCGCCACGATGCCCGGAAGGTTGGTGGCCACCTCGACGCAGTCGCCCCCGTTGCCACCGCTCCGGCTGCTCTTGTGCCAGACGGCACCGGTCAGGTCAGCCATCGCTCTCCTTGATGATCTTGCCGATGAGGTCATCGGAATCGGACTGGCTCAGCGCGACAGCGTCCAGGGCCGCCCAGATCGTCTCGTACGTCGCGACTTCGGCGAGTTTATCGAGGTAGAGGGCGCCGGTGAGATTCTCGCAGTAGATGGTGGTGGGCTCCGGCGAGGCCGTCCCGACGGCGGCGAACTCCAGGATGGTGAACTGCCCGGAGCTGGCGGCCTGATGCGGACCGACCCCGAACGGGATCACCCGGACACTGATGTCCGGCCGGGTGGAGACGTTCACCAGGTGGGCGAGCTGCTTCTGCATGCCCAGGGTGTCCGGGATGGACCGGCGCAGTACGCCCTCGTCGATGATCACCTCCAGTCGCGGCGGCCGGGGCCGGGCCCGGCGCAGCAGGGACTGCCGCTCCAGCCGGACGGCCACCGCGTTCTCCACGGCGGCCGGGTCCTCGCCGTGCCACCGGCCGAAGACGAACTCCGCGTACTCCCGGCTCTGCAACAGGCCGGGGATCACGCTCGGCGCGAACTGGCGCAGCCGGGACGCGGCCTGCTCCATCCCGACGTAGAGCTCGAACCAGGCGGGGACGACGTCACCGTACGCGTGCCACCACCCCTTCGCCTTGGACTCCTGCGCCAGCCCGATCAGCACCTCGGTCATGTGGCCGGGCGCGCCGTACACCCCGCACATGGCGATCACGTCGTGCTTGCGGACCGGCACCTCACCGTTCTCGATCCGGTACATCCGGGCGCGGGAGAACTCCAGCTCCTGCGCCGCCGCCATCAGCGAGATCCCGGCCTGCTCGCGCAACTGCCGCAGCAGCCGCCCGACCTGCCGTCTCGGTACCGTCGATCCGGTCTCGGACATCCCGGCGAACTCCTCCCCGCTGCACGCCACCCCGCCTGGCGACGTGTCGATCGCCTCGCCGCGCCGCGCCGGGGTGTCTCGAACGAGACGATCCGAACGCCTGCATCGAGACGGCGAGAATCCATTTCCGAGATTCTCGCCGCTGCGGCTT
This window of the Actinoplanes oblitus genome carries:
- a CDS encoding 1-phosphofructokinase family hexose kinase; its protein translation is MILTVTLNPSVDRALEVDALVRGEVLRAGDSHIDPGGKGVNVSRALLANGIRSTAVVPAGGAEGEQLVDLLKGEGVDLVAVPIVGRTRSNITLAEPDGTVTKINEAGPTLTAAEFAEVSDAVLASARFADWVVICGSLPPGPSVPAFAALCERLVAAGARLAVDSSGPALLAGVNAGAALVKPNREELAEAAGAELGTLGDVLDACARLRAAGAGAVLASLGADGAVLVEESGVLAGTSPVTVPRSTVGAGDALLAGFLAAGACGAAALTEGLAWGAAAVSLPGSRMPGPQDLDRSTVRLDPHPDPTRPLGRD
- a CDS encoding DeoR/GlpR family DNA-binding transcription regulator, whose protein sequence is MYAEERQQEIVRRARAEGRVDVVTLADSFTVTAETIRRDLTVLERAGVLRRVHGGAIPVERLGFEPALATRDAVLIGEKERIAKAALAEVPQDGAVILDAGTTTARLAHLLPADRELTVVVNSPVLAATLGLKPNLTVLLLGGRVRGKTLATVDDWALRPLSEMYVDVAFMGTNGCTVERGMTTPDPAEAAVKRAMIAAARRVVLLADHTKIGNDYLARFGGLAELDLLITDNGLDHELAAEVEATGVRMVRA
- a CDS encoding LysR family transcriptional regulator; the encoded protein is MNLDLNLLFALDALLEEGSVGGAARRLHLSEPATSRALGRIRAVIGDPVLVRSGRRMVLTPRAQELRTEVHALVERARAVFTPPDPPDPATLRRVFTVLADDVATALGPELLARVRAEAPGVTLRFLGEDPAADGGLQLRDGQADLDIGVVPDAPPEIVVEPLFTDRMAAIVRAGHPLTAGELTPERYAAAVHVSASRRGKLTGPIDEALAGLGLTRQVALAVPTFGAALVVVARTDLVGLMPERLGSRAVEALGLVALRPPVPLPPKEIAMAWHQRYDADGAHRWLRDRVRETVAELAGRTAGAPDPAGEAKANTVGH
- a CDS encoding MFS transporter; translated protein: MKRENSTLALMCLTVLTLQALVAGINLAIPRLAASGLHPGPGDLVWIVDAYVLAFAGLLIPAGALGDRLGRKGVLIAGLALFGVANLLSALAPDVTVLQAGRALGGAAAALAQPATLALLLHATRPERRPQAIALWTACMGLGGMAGNLVAGAVLQWFDWPALFLTFVPVALLLVAGVAVYVPRAPRHDAPVDPIGTALLTGGLFALLHGIIEGPERGWTDTVVLTSFAAGLVVLAAFTGHALRSRRPLLDPRVFRIASVRAGALGVGATFFALFGLFYVNAQFLQNVKGYSTLLTGVAIGPLAIGMGVISRRAVPLAQRFGPRPVIATGLATIVLGLLLLSTVRAGTPYPIYAIYLLLMATGMGLCAPALTGGILAGLPASSAGLGSGLNSAAREVGAALGVALIGTVLTEHHALRSPTDFLAGLSVGYRVLAAVLAAAAVLVVATWPTTSRDCEPVAA
- a CDS encoding adenylate kinase family protein, which encodes MRKYVIMGVQGSGKGTQGQLLARDLDLVHISVGDIFRWNVRNHTKMGAQVRRTMAAGELIGDDVVEAVVRDRLDQHDWNFGFVIDGFPRNGRQAEFFMESYDLDAVIHLELPDDEVRRRVLSRRLCPNCGMDYNLIADRPEQEGRCDICGHELVTRADDTPEALEARLRDYHEKTRPVLELFQRKEVVHDVDGRPPVDEVQNAIRKTLGLPAYIPADDH
- a CDS encoding type II toxin-antitoxin system PemK/MazF family toxin; amino-acid sequence: MPERQPRGPGKPPAARPGGSPRPQPPASRPPRHVPTEQHSTRTIAYSPNLDGDADPGEIVWTWVPYEDDPGQGKDRPVLVVGRTGGTLLGLMLSSQSERDGQRNWLALGVGEWDRTQRPSWVRLDRVLEVAEDGIRREGAILDRTRFTRVAAALQRDYGWA
- the speB gene encoding agmatinase translates to MTRYGPMFGPDYTFLGVPDCDWREPETYADADVVIIGAPFDGGTSHRPGARFGPQVIRGTDYLAHDGSRPHMAMRVDALGPDLTVKDAGDLEVFSGEIERSCRTIEEGVGFIARNGAIPLVLGGDHTVTWPDVTGVASAYGKGRISVIHFDAHADTGDIEFGSLYGHGQPMRRLIESGAVRGDRFLQLGLRGYWPGPEILDWMADQRMNSFHMSEIVERGLDAVLDSAFEIAMDGCDGVFLSVDIDVCDPGHAPGTGTPEPGGFTARQLLDSVSRICHELPVVGMDIVEVSPPFDHAEITAMLGNRVVLEALSGMARRRKDGDGPRWKRSTPLLEGRGTTQQPG
- a CDS encoding TetR/AcrR family transcriptional regulator; protein product: MRRSAAKRVEVLAAAGEVVAARGADATRFSDVTAATGVGVSTLQYYFGTREDMLIAVFRHAAEREFELVGELLRPLTDPWERLLAIAGHLGNDTTWRLWVESWRWASRDAEVRADVLNDYTRWRELIAANLTADDPMRVAQQVLALIDGLALPVVLGDPAIDRAAARDLLEDALARLLGRTPAL
- a CDS encoding CAP domain-containing protein, encoding MSLSAAARLRYTLVAGSTAVVIGAGFISAGILSGSSDTPVPQSADAPLAAAATPSGGAADPLPAGDLAPSSAAPSPTAGKKSSPTPRATVSKKTVTTPPTRKTSSKRTTAAVPEGTTVPVTSDDILDQVLAHINAARAGAGLPALTLDAQLSKASALHNQLMIDGCGLSHQCSGEGDIGKRFSAQGVSWSSAGENIGYGSSGSSATAKVKAANGLTDSMLAEVPPNDGHRRNLLSKSFTRIGLSVVRDSKGITWMTQDFVG
- a CDS encoding DUF397 domain-containing protein; this encodes MADLTGAVWHKSSRSGGNGGDCVEVATNLPGIVALRDTKDPGGATLVFTRAEWSAFLDGVRSGEFDLENR
- a CDS encoding helix-turn-helix domain-containing protein, producing MSETGSTVPRRQVGRLLRQLREQAGISLMAAAQELEFSRARMYRIENGEVPVRKHDVIAMCGVYGAPGHMTEVLIGLAQESKAKGWWHAYGDVVPAWFELYVGMEQAASRLRQFAPSVIPGLLQSREYAEFVFGRWHGEDPAAVENAVAVRLERQSLLRRARPRPPRLEVIIDEGVLRRSIPDTLGMQKQLAHLVNVSTRPDISVRVIPFGVGPHQAASSGQFTILEFAAVGTASPEPTTIYCENLTGALYLDKLAEVATYETIWAALDAVALSQSDSDDLIGKIIKESDG